In one Sphingobacterium daejeonense genomic region, the following are encoded:
- a CDS encoding quinol oxidase subunit 4: protein MKRLFGLILIAIMAFSVASCYSHRHHPHGMPPGQAKKRYGGKSAKHYAPWTAKEKIQRE, encoded by the coding sequence ATGAAACGATTATTTGGATTAATATTAATAGCTATCATGGCATTTAGTGTAGCATCATGTTACAGCCATAGACATCATCCACATGGAATGCCTCCAGGACAAGCAAAGAAAAGATATGGTGGCAAATCCGCTAAGCACTATGCACCCTGGACAGCAAAAGAAAAAATACAAAGGGAATAA